From one Catenuloplanes nepalensis genomic stretch:
- a CDS encoding NYN domain-containing protein → MSVPAPPDDRSPGEAAPYPAIIRLPESAESHDPGEAAEPILPEQVRQRVIQLTAMLLPGLPFDEIPDVLRKVARFAPNRRARLGGTAIATQLAADPLFRQRIGRKASGEAGDLGTAIAEGTAVGAADPVEVAALAYLVRPAGWFDLVAAAGDAVRAEADSAAVSEAVRAAEQRAARAEHDRAVARVEADKLRDELARVREELGQLREEHRTTARALRETQARERKAAEMLATEKGRAKSAADRHDQELRRLRSKLADAEAAASGARSAVRDSRAADDARLWLLLETIGQAANGLRRELAIGPADRLPADLVADATADRPDAPDRVGARATDNDDPARLDQLLALPKAHLIVDGYNVTKRGWSEMSLEHQRKRLITGLGGIAAQTGDEVTCVFDGAERQHGLPPAPRGVRVLFSRKGETADEVIRRLVRAEPSGRPVIVISSDREVADGVRRHGAYPLAADSLLRRLSRS, encoded by the coding sequence ATGTCCGTACCGGCGCCGCCCGACGACCGCTCCCCCGGGGAAGCGGCGCCGTACCCTGCGATCATCCGGCTCCCCGAGTCCGCCGAGTCACATGACCCGGGCGAGGCCGCCGAGCCGATCCTGCCCGAGCAGGTCCGCCAGCGGGTGATCCAGCTCACCGCGATGCTGCTGCCGGGGCTGCCGTTCGACGAGATCCCGGACGTGCTGCGCAAGGTCGCGCGCTTCGCACCGAACCGGCGCGCCCGGCTCGGCGGCACCGCGATCGCCACCCAGCTCGCCGCGGACCCGCTCTTCCGTCAGCGGATCGGCCGCAAGGCGTCCGGTGAGGCCGGCGACCTCGGCACCGCGATCGCCGAGGGGACGGCCGTGGGCGCGGCCGACCCGGTCGAGGTCGCCGCGCTGGCCTACCTGGTTCGCCCGGCCGGCTGGTTCGACCTGGTCGCGGCCGCGGGCGACGCGGTCCGCGCGGAGGCGGACAGCGCCGCGGTCAGCGAGGCCGTCCGCGCAGCCGAGCAGCGCGCCGCCCGCGCCGAGCACGACCGCGCGGTCGCCCGGGTCGAGGCCGACAAGCTCCGGGACGAGCTGGCCCGGGTCCGGGAGGAGCTGGGCCAGCTGCGCGAGGAGCACCGCACCACGGCCCGTGCGCTGCGCGAGACCCAGGCCCGCGAGCGCAAGGCCGCGGAGATGCTCGCCACCGAGAAGGGGCGGGCCAAGAGCGCGGCCGACCGGCACGATCAGGAGCTGCGCAGACTTCGATCCAAGCTGGCCGACGCGGAGGCGGCGGCGAGCGGCGCCCGGTCGGCGGTCCGCGACTCGCGCGCGGCCGACGACGCCCGCCTCTGGCTGCTGCTGGAGACGATCGGGCAGGCCGCGAACGGGCTGCGCCGCGAGCTGGCGATCGGCCCGGCCGACCGGCTCCCGGCCGACCTGGTCGCGGACGCCACCGCGGACCGGCCCGACGCGCCTGACCGGGTCGGCGCGCGCGCCACCGACAACGACGACCCGGCCCGCCTCGATCAGCTGCTCGCGCTGCCGAAGGCACATCTGATCGTTGACGGTTACAACGTGACCAAGCGCGGCTGGTCCGAGATGTCGCTCGAACACCAGCGCAAACGCCTGATCACCGGGCTCGGCGGGATCGCGGCGCAGACCGGCGACGAGGTCACCTGCGTCTTCGACGGCGCGGAGCGGCAGCACGGGCTCCCCCCGGCGCCGCGCGGCGTGCGCGTGCTCTTCTCCCGCAAGGGCGAGACCGCGGACGAGGTGATCCGCCGCCTGGTGCGTGCGGAACCGTCCGGACGCCCGGTGATCGTCATCTCCTCGGACCGGGAGGTGGCGGACGGTGTGCGGCGGCACGGAGCCTATCCGCTAGCTGCGGATTCGCTGTTGCGAAGACTCTCGAGATCATAG
- a CDS encoding DEDD exonuclease domain-containing protein: MPLSGVTFVVVDLETTGGAPAKPDGSNAIGITEIGAVKVRGGEELGVFGTLVNPGEVIPPFITVLTGITEAMLAPAPPIEEVLPAFLEFVRGSVLVAHNAPYDVGFLKAACARLGYDWPPVKVLDTAALARRALTRDEVPNRKLGTLAAFFRTTVTPTHRALDDARATVDVLHGLFDRLGGHNVSTLGEAIEFARAVTPTQRRKKHLAEGLPRVPGVYVFRAADDRPLYVGTSVDIATRVRSYFTAAEKRARMSEMLNAAVRVEAIECAHGLEAEVRELRLIAAHAPPYNRRSKFPERVVWLKLTTDAFPRLSMVRALADDDGTYLGPFSSRRAAELAASGVYDAIPIRQCGHRLSVRIPMPACALAELGKCPAPCEHRVTVDDYDAMAAAPFRTAVTSDPGPLITALMSRIENLSRSQRYEEAAVLRGRMAALLRALIRMQRLSGVTSQAELVAARPHAGGGWDLAIVRHGRLAAAGVSPPRVHPRPTIETMRMTAETVRPGPGPTPAATAEETERILAWLERPETRLVEMTDTWSSPVRGAARFGELLARAEGALSANNSAVRS, from the coding sequence ATGCCGCTGTCCGGGGTGACGTTCGTGGTGGTGGACCTGGAGACGACCGGCGGCGCCCCGGCCAAGCCGGACGGCAGCAACGCCATCGGGATCACCGAGATCGGCGCGGTGAAGGTGCGCGGCGGCGAGGAGTTGGGCGTCTTCGGCACGCTGGTCAACCCGGGCGAGGTGATCCCGCCGTTCATCACCGTGCTGACCGGCATCACCGAGGCGATGCTCGCGCCGGCCCCGCCGATCGAGGAGGTGCTGCCCGCGTTCCTGGAGTTCGTCAGGGGTTCGGTGCTGGTCGCCCACAACGCGCCGTACGACGTGGGATTCCTGAAGGCCGCCTGCGCCCGGCTCGGCTACGACTGGCCCCCGGTGAAGGTGCTGGACACGGCCGCGCTGGCCCGGCGCGCGCTGACCCGCGACGAGGTGCCGAACCGGAAGCTCGGCACGCTGGCCGCGTTCTTCCGCACCACGGTCACGCCGACGCACCGCGCGCTGGACGACGCACGGGCCACCGTGGACGTGCTGCACGGCCTCTTCGACCGGCTGGGCGGCCACAACGTGTCCACGCTGGGCGAGGCGATCGAGTTCGCCAGGGCGGTCACGCCGACCCAGCGCCGCAAGAAGCACCTGGCCGAGGGTCTGCCCAGGGTCCCGGGGGTGTACGTGTTCCGCGCCGCCGACGACCGCCCGCTCTACGTGGGCACCTCGGTCGACATCGCCACCCGGGTGCGCAGCTACTTCACGGCCGCGGAGAAGCGGGCGCGGATGTCCGAGATGCTCAACGCGGCGGTCCGGGTCGAGGCGATCGAGTGCGCGCACGGGCTGGAGGCCGAGGTGCGCGAGCTGCGGCTGATCGCGGCGCACGCCCCGCCGTACAATCGCCGGTCGAAGTTCCCCGAACGGGTGGTCTGGCTGAAGCTGACCACGGACGCGTTCCCGCGGCTGTCCATGGTCCGGGCGCTGGCCGACGACGACGGCACCTACCTCGGCCCGTTCTCGTCGCGGCGGGCGGCCGAGCTGGCCGCGTCCGGCGTCTACGACGCGATCCCGATCCGGCAGTGCGGGCACAGGCTGTCCGTGCGCATCCCGATGCCCGCCTGCGCGCTGGCCGAGCTGGGGAAGTGCCCGGCGCCGTGCGAGCACCGGGTGACCGTGGACGATTACGACGCGATGGCCGCGGCACCGTTCCGGACCGCGGTGACGTCGGATCCCGGACCGCTGATCACCGCGCTGATGTCCAGGATCGAGAATCTCTCCCGGTCCCAGCGGTACGAGGAGGCGGCCGTGCTCCGGGGCCGGATGGCCGCGTTGCTGCGCGCGCTGATCCGCATGCAGCGGCTCTCCGGCGTCACCTCGCAGGCCGAGCTGGTCGCGGCCCGGCCGCACGCGGGCGGCGGCTGGGACCTGGCGATCGTCCGGCACGGACGGCTGGCCGCGGCCGGCGTGTCGCCGCCGCGAGTGCACCCGCGGCCCACGATCGAGACGATGCGGATGACCGCGGAGACGGTGCGGCCGGGCCCGGGACCGACCCCGGCCGCGACGGCCGAGGAGACGGAGCGCATCCTTGCCTGGCTGGAACGCCCGGAGACCCGGTTGGTGGAGATGACGGACACGTGGTCGTCTCCCGTCCGGGGTGCCGCGCGCTTCGGCGAGCTTCTGGCCAGGGCGGAAGGGGCCTTGTCGGCAAATAACTCAGCCGTTCGGTCATAG
- a CDS encoding ABC transporter ATP-binding protein gives MDDDEPEMEVPYWLKSSAEAASAGFWRMLRRLPSLLGQAWRLAWESSPRITLAVVFLQLAAGAVGAVGLVSVVGVLDGLLAEGPTPERIRAAIPSVLVFAGASAARTLLSSAATAAHGRLSPLVSRSAELRLLELTTRADLAIFDDAAWRDTMYRARDRGTFAAQSLVDQAITLGTNVISLVAAGGVLAVLHPVLLPLLVLAVVPTAWAAVRSARLGYRQRLKLTSLYRRRYMLSDLLADRDAAPELRAFTLREFLLAEVRRLLDAETRAHIRVMERQVWTTLLGTVLGAVATGATYAVMIWLLMTGRMELAVGGAAAYAIGTGIGALSQVAFTVRHLYEEGLYFADYQAFCALAREHAEPERARAAPRGFEELRLEHVSFRYPGADKLAVDDVSLTVKRGQTVALVGENGSGKSTLAKILAGLYRPESGAVRWDGVVLDDYRTDSVRTGVAVVMQEPTHWPLTARENITIGRYDREAGQDDVERSARAGDAHGFIVELPRKYETLLSRHFTDGADLSGGQWQRLAVSRAFFRDAALLICDEPTANLDARAEHDVYQRLRELAEGRTVVLITHRLASVRNADLILVFDHGALAEQGDHDELMARGGLYAELFTLQAEAYSRRS, from the coding sequence GTGGATGACGACGAACCGGAGATGGAGGTCCCGTACTGGCTGAAGAGCAGCGCGGAAGCGGCGAGCGCCGGGTTCTGGCGCATGCTGCGGCGGCTGCCGAGCCTGCTCGGGCAGGCCTGGCGGCTGGCCTGGGAGAGCAGCCCCCGGATCACGCTCGCGGTCGTGTTCCTGCAACTCGCCGCGGGTGCGGTCGGCGCGGTCGGTCTGGTCAGCGTGGTCGGGGTGCTGGACGGGCTGCTGGCGGAGGGGCCGACGCCGGAGCGGATCCGGGCCGCGATCCCGTCCGTGCTGGTGTTCGCGGGGGCGAGCGCGGCGCGCACGCTGCTGTCCTCGGCCGCGACGGCCGCGCACGGTCGACTGTCGCCGCTGGTCAGCCGCTCGGCTGAGCTGCGGCTGCTGGAGCTGACCACGCGGGCGGACCTGGCGATCTTCGACGACGCGGCCTGGCGCGACACGATGTACCGGGCCCGGGACCGGGGCACGTTCGCGGCGCAGTCGCTGGTCGACCAGGCGATCACGCTCGGCACGAACGTGATCTCGCTGGTGGCCGCGGGCGGCGTGCTGGCCGTGCTGCACCCGGTGCTGCTGCCGCTGCTGGTGCTGGCGGTGGTGCCGACCGCGTGGGCGGCGGTGCGGTCCGCGCGGCTGGGCTACCGGCAGCGGCTGAAGCTGACCTCGCTCTACCGCCGGCGGTACATGCTGTCCGACCTGCTGGCGGACCGGGACGCGGCGCCGGAGCTGCGGGCGTTCACGCTGCGCGAGTTCCTGCTGGCCGAGGTGCGGCGGCTGCTGGACGCGGAGACGCGGGCGCACATCCGGGTGATGGAGCGGCAGGTGTGGACCACGCTGCTGGGGACCGTGCTCGGTGCGGTGGCGACCGGTGCGACGTACGCGGTGATGATCTGGCTGTTGATGACCGGGCGGATGGAGCTGGCGGTCGGCGGCGCGGCGGCCTACGCGATCGGCACCGGCATCGGTGCGCTGTCGCAGGTCGCGTTCACCGTCCGGCACCTCTACGAGGAGGGGCTGTACTTCGCGGACTACCAGGCGTTCTGCGCGCTGGCCCGGGAGCACGCGGAGCCGGAGCGCGCCCGCGCGGCACCTCGGGGCTTCGAGGAGCTGCGGCTGGAGCACGTGAGTTTCCGCTACCCCGGCGCGGACAAGCTCGCGGTCGACGACGTGAGCCTGACCGTCAAGCGCGGGCAGACGGTCGCGCTGGTCGGCGAGAACGGGTCCGGCAAGTCGACGCTGGCGAAGATCCTGGCCGGGCTCTACCGGCCGGAGAGCGGCGCGGTGCGCTGGGACGGCGTGGTGCTCGACGACTACCGCACGGACAGCGTGCGGACCGGCGTGGCCGTGGTCATGCAGGAGCCGACGCACTGGCCGCTGACCGCGCGGGAGAACATCACCATCGGGCGGTACGACCGGGAGGCCGGCCAGGACGACGTGGAGCGCTCCGCCCGCGCCGGTGACGCGCACGGGTTCATCGTGGAGCTGCCCCGCAAGTACGAGACGCTGCTGTCCCGGCACTTCACGGACGGCGCGGATCTCTCCGGCGGCCAGTGGCAGCGGCTCGCGGTCAGCCGCGCGTTCTTCCGGGACGCCGCGCTGCTCATCTGCGACGAGCCCACCGCGAACCTGGACGCGCGCGCGGAGCACGACGTCTACCAGCGCCTGCGGGAGCTGGCCGAGGGGCGCACGGTCGTGCTGATCACGCACCGGCTGGCCAGCGTGCGCAACGCCGACCTGATCCTGGTCTTCGACCACGGCGCGCTGGCCGAGCAGGGCGACCACGACGAACTGATGGCGCGCGGCGGGCTCTACGCGGAGTTGTTCACGCTGCAGGCGGAGGCGTACTCACGCCGCTCCTGA
- a CDS encoding M48 family metallopeptidase, translating into MTPRWWAVLTLGGLAVALLAVALLLIPWQRPPAPRADQVAALATLPQDRVERAREFRSTLRPATWGGMALGLVVALLLGLTPLGARLVELCGRPFDGHWAAQALLGGFAVVVVADLLTLPIGAWRHTVLVRYGLSTQGWGGWAADLLRSWAVSAVIGALVLLGFYALTRFAPQWWWAFGAAGAATLVALLSFVVPVLVEPVFNRFTPMPDGRLRSELMQLAARDGVPVREVLVADASRRTRAVNAYVSGLGPTRRIVVYDTLLTEATPAEVTSVVAHELGHAKDDDVPIGTLLGALAAAAAVVALYLLGSWPALLRAAGAGDIGEPRAIALVLAVVTVAGLVSSPLQAFVSRRIESRADAHALALTGDPTTFEAMQARLSTVNLGDPDPPRWEYLYGATHPSTVERMAAARAYARGER; encoded by the coding sequence ATGACCCCTCGCTGGTGGGCCGTGCTCACCCTCGGCGGCCTCGCCGTGGCACTGCTCGCCGTCGCGCTGCTGCTGATCCCGTGGCAGCGCCCGCCCGCTCCGCGCGCCGACCAGGTCGCCGCGCTCGCCACCCTGCCGCAGGACCGGGTCGAGCGTGCCCGTGAGTTCCGGTCCACGCTGCGCCCGGCCACCTGGGGTGGCATGGCGCTCGGCCTGGTCGTCGCGCTGCTGCTCGGCCTGACCCCGCTCGGCGCCCGGCTGGTCGAGCTGTGCGGCCGCCCGTTCGACGGCCACTGGGCCGCGCAGGCGCTGCTCGGCGGCTTCGCCGTAGTCGTGGTCGCCGACCTGCTCACGCTGCCGATCGGCGCCTGGCGGCACACCGTGCTGGTCCGCTACGGCCTCTCCACCCAGGGCTGGGGCGGCTGGGCCGCCGACCTGCTGCGGTCGTGGGCGGTGAGCGCCGTCATCGGCGCCCTGGTGCTGCTCGGCTTCTACGCGCTGACCCGGTTCGCGCCGCAGTGGTGGTGGGCGTTCGGCGCGGCCGGTGCCGCCACGCTCGTCGCGCTGCTCTCGTTCGTGGTCCCGGTGCTGGTCGAGCCGGTCTTCAACCGGTTCACGCCGATGCCGGACGGACGCCTGCGCTCCGAGCTGATGCAGCTCGCCGCGCGCGACGGCGTCCCGGTCCGGGAGGTGCTGGTCGCGGACGCGTCCCGGCGCACCCGCGCGGTCAACGCCTACGTCTCCGGTCTCGGCCCGACCCGCCGCATCGTCGTCTACGACACGCTGCTCACCGAGGCCACGCCGGCCGAGGTCACCTCCGTCGTCGCGCACGAGCTCGGCCACGCGAAGGACGACGACGTCCCGATCGGCACGCTGCTCGGCGCGCTCGCCGCCGCCGCCGCGGTGGTCGCGCTCTACCTGCTCGGCTCATGGCCGGCGCTGCTGAGGGCCGCGGGCGCGGGCGACATCGGCGAGCCGCGCGCGATCGCGCTGGTCCTCGCGGTGGTCACGGTCGCCGGCCTGGTCTCGTCGCCGCTGCAGGCGTTCGTCAGCCGGCGCATCGAGTCCCGGGCGGACGCGCACGCGCTCGCGCTCACCGGCGATCCCACCACGTTCGAGGCCATGCAGGCGCGCCTGTCCACGGTCAACCTCGGCGACCCGGACCCGCCCCGCTGGGAGTACCTCTACGGCGCCACCCATCCCTCCACCGTGGAGCGGATGGCCGCGGCCCGGGCCTACGCACGAGGGGAGCGCTGA
- a CDS encoding RelA/SpoT family protein yields the protein MDVDAGHGAALGRALPSPDVPLTRRLRSLLSWQPPENDPVTKLIKMHKSVHPSGDMTVLRHAYRVADNCHRGQMRKSGDPYITHPLAVAEILAEMGMDTTTLIAALLHDTVEDTSYTLEALRGDFGDEVAHLVDGVTKFDKAFYGKSAESETIRKMIVAAGKDVRVLIIKLADRVHNMRTLGARSNASRERIAKATLDVLVPLCDKLGIQWLKRELDDVVLLHLQPEAHERISAYVTSRPGWDDYLDDVVKQSRTALRRQRVTASVTPRPRHLYSIWKDTVRGDYAEPFDLPRIAIVVDGTDTDCYMALGAIHTKWRPVAGRFKDFIASPKNNLYRSLHTTVTGPDGRTVEVLIRTEAMHRLAEFGVAAPYRFPKLVARGEGAEQLDWLHRVLDWEPEAKDAAVFLSSLRCELAESQIQVFCEGRPVMLPLGATSVDLAYEVGTDAGERCVAVTINGRTAPILSELTEGDVVELFLDDDGDSDPLHRGPHRDWLQYAKTSHAQLQLNRRFAERDAPGMTITDKVRLGRATIGLTLLRKHNRGLASERPLLRLAEQLGYPDLETLLVAVFDRTLDPDDLAQKLVASVDHPD from the coding sequence GTGGACGTCGACGCCGGCCACGGCGCCGCACTGGGACGTGCACTGCCCTCCCCCGACGTGCCCCTGACCCGGAGGCTGCGCTCGCTGCTGTCCTGGCAGCCGCCGGAGAATGACCCGGTCACCAAGCTGATCAAGATGCACAAGTCGGTGCATCCGTCCGGTGACATGACGGTTCTGCGGCACGCCTACCGGGTCGCGGACAACTGTCACCGGGGGCAGATGCGCAAGAGCGGCGATCCGTACATCACGCATCCGCTCGCGGTCGCGGAGATCCTCGCCGAGATGGGCATGGACACGACCACGCTGATCGCGGCGCTGCTGCACGACACGGTCGAGGACACCTCGTACACGCTGGAGGCTCTTCGGGGTGATTTCGGCGACGAGGTCGCCCATCTGGTCGACGGCGTGACCAAGTTCGACAAGGCGTTCTACGGCAAGTCCGCGGAGTCCGAGACGATCCGCAAGATGATCGTGGCGGCCGGCAAGGACGTCCGGGTGCTGATCATCAAGCTGGCCGACCGGGTGCACAACATGCGCACGCTCGGCGCGCGGTCCAACGCCTCCCGCGAGCGGATCGCCAAGGCCACGCTGGACGTGCTGGTCCCGCTCTGCGACAAGCTCGGCATCCAGTGGCTCAAGCGCGAGCTGGACGACGTGGTGCTGCTGCACCTCCAGCCGGAGGCGCACGAGCGCATCTCGGCGTACGTGACGAGTCGCCCCGGCTGGGACGACTACCTCGACGACGTGGTCAAGCAGTCCCGCACCGCGCTGCGCCGCCAGCGGGTGACCGCCTCGGTGACGCCCCGGCCCCGGCACCTCTACTCGATCTGGAAGGACACGGTCCGCGGCGACTACGCCGAACCGTTCGACCTGCCCCGGATCGCGATCGTGGTCGACGGCACCGACACCGACTGCTACATGGCGCTCGGCGCGATCCACACGAAGTGGCGCCCGGTCGCCGGCCGGTTCAAGGACTTCATCGCCTCCCCGAAGAACAACCTCTACCGCTCGCTGCACACCACGGTCACCGGGCCGGACGGGCGCACGGTCGAGGTGCTGATCCGCACCGAGGCGATGCACCGGCTCGCCGAGTTCGGTGTGGCCGCGCCGTATCGGTTCCCCAAGCTCGTCGCCCGCGGCGAGGGAGCGGAACAGCTCGACTGGCTGCACCGGGTGCTCGACTGGGAGCCGGAGGCGAAGGACGCCGCCGTCTTCCTCAGCTCGCTCCGATGTGAGCTCGCCGAGTCACAGATCCAGGTTTTCTGCGAGGGGCGGCCGGTGATGCTGCCCCTCGGTGCTACCTCCGTCGATCTCGCCTACGAGGTGGGGACGGACGCGGGCGAGCGCTGCGTGGCGGTGACGATCAACGGGCGGACCGCGCCGATCCTCTCCGAGCTGACCGAGGGCGACGTGGTCGAGCTGTTCCTCGACGACGACGGCGACTCTGACCCGCTGCACCGCGGCCCGCACCGCGACTGGCTGCAGTACGCCAAGACGTCGCACGCGCAGCTGCAGCTCAACCGCCGGTTCGCGGAGAGGGACGCGCCCGGCATGACCATCACGGACAAGGTCCGGCTGGGCCGTGCCACGATCGGGCTGACGCTGCTGCGCAAGCACAACCGCGGCCTGGCCAGCGAGCGCCCGCTGTTGCGGCTCGCCGAACAACTGGGCTATCCCGACCTGGAGACGCTGCTGGTGGCGGTCTTCGACCGGACGCTCGACCCGGACGACCTCGCGCAGAAGCTGGTCGCCTCCGTCGATCACCCGGACTGA
- a CDS encoding NUDIX hydrolase encodes MNLRHNTALRAIAYGTFYRLPLVLRRRIVRAVVPKYVVGAVVFVHDSEAPAPGRLLLLRQPPGVSWTLPAGLLQRKEAPIDGALRELHEETGLKLAREDLVPATPNAIVHAKGWVDMCYHAFVPASTAPVRADGAEVLELRWFALDDLPKLSPATGRLLGMFGIGPAAAPGAVPAIPARR; translated from the coding sequence GTGAATCTCCGCCACAACACCGCGCTCCGCGCCATCGCCTACGGCACGTTCTACCGGCTGCCGCTGGTCCTTCGACGCCGCATAGTCCGGGCGGTCGTGCCGAAGTACGTCGTCGGGGCCGTGGTGTTCGTGCACGACTCCGAGGCGCCCGCGCCCGGCCGCCTGCTGCTGCTCCGCCAGCCTCCGGGCGTGAGCTGGACGCTCCCGGCCGGTCTGTTGCAGCGTAAGGAGGCGCCGATCGACGGCGCGCTGCGCGAGCTGCACGAGGAGACCGGCCTCAAGCTCGCCCGCGAGGACCTGGTCCCGGCCACGCCGAACGCGATCGTGCACGCGAAGGGCTGGGTGGACATGTGCTACCACGCGTTCGTGCCCGCGTCGACCGCGCCGGTCCGCGCGGACGGTGCCGAGGTGCTGGAGCTGCGCTGGTTCGCGCTGGACGACCTGCCGAAGCTCTCCCCCGCGACCGGGCGGCTGCTCGGCATGTTCGGCATCGGCCCGGCCGCCGCGCCCGGCGCCGTTCCCGCGATCCCCGCTCGCCGATGA
- a CDS encoding glycosyltransferase family 4 protein yields the protein MTRTLLITNDFPPRPGGIQSFVHNLAIRQPAGSVVVYASRWKGAAEFDAAQPFEVIREETSVLLPTPAVARRAAELARAHDCDTVWFGAAAPLGLLADGLRRRAGIGRAVALTHGHEVGWAALPGARTLLRRIARGNDVITYLGEYTRSRLDRALHGLTDLQRLAPGVDADSYHPGAGGAEIRARHGLADRPVLVCVSRLVARKGQDTLIRAFPEIRRRVPDAALLLVGGGPYRETLERLTREHGVERDVVFTGSVSWAELPAHYAAGDVYAMPCRTRNRGLDVEGLGIVYLEASATGLPVIAGDSGGAPDAVLQGETGYVVPGLDLTSLTERAVSLLTDHDLARRLGAAGREWVAKEWRWEQQAARLTGLLAGELRE from the coding sequence TTGACCAGGACCCTGCTGATCACGAACGACTTCCCGCCCCGGCCCGGCGGCATCCAGTCGTTCGTGCACAACCTCGCGATCCGCCAGCCGGCCGGCAGCGTGGTCGTCTACGCCTCCCGGTGGAAGGGCGCGGCCGAGTTCGACGCGGCCCAGCCGTTCGAGGTGATCCGCGAGGAGACGTCCGTGCTGCTGCCCACGCCCGCGGTCGCCCGGCGCGCCGCGGAGCTGGCCCGCGCGCACGACTGCGACACCGTCTGGTTCGGCGCCGCGGCCCCGCTCGGCCTGCTCGCCGACGGGCTGCGCCGTCGCGCCGGGATCGGCCGCGCGGTCGCGCTGACGCACGGCCACGAGGTCGGCTGGGCCGCGCTGCCCGGCGCGCGCACGCTGCTGCGCCGGATCGCCCGCGGCAACGACGTGATCACCTACCTGGGGGAGTACACGCGCAGTCGGCTCGACCGGGCGCTGCACGGGCTGACCGACCTGCAGCGGCTCGCGCCCGGCGTCGACGCCGACAGTTATCACCCGGGCGCGGGCGGCGCGGAGATCCGTGCGCGGCACGGCCTGGCGGACCGGCCGGTGCTGGTCTGCGTGTCCCGCCTGGTCGCGCGCAAGGGGCAGGACACGCTGATCCGCGCGTTCCCGGAGATCCGCCGGCGGGTGCCGGACGCCGCGCTGCTGCTGGTCGGCGGCGGACCCTACCGCGAGACGCTCGAACGGCTCACCCGCGAGCACGGCGTCGAGCGCGACGTGGTCTTCACCGGCAGCGTCTCGTGGGCGGAGCTGCCGGCCCACTACGCGGCCGGCGACGTCTACGCCATGCCGTGCCGCACCCGCAACCGCGGCCTCGACGTCGAGGGACTGGGCATCGTCTACCTGGAGGCGTCCGCCACCGGCCTGCCGGTCATCGCCGGCGACTCCGGCGGCGCGCCCGACGCGGTGCTGCAGGGCGAGACCGGTTACGTCGTCCCCGGCCTCGACCTCACCTCGCTGACCGAGCGCGCGGTCTCCCTGCTGACCGATCACGACCTGGCCCGCCGGCTCGGCGCCGCCGGCCGCGAGTGGGTCGCCAAGGAGTGGCGCTGGGAGCAGCAGGCCGCCAGACTCACCGGGCTGCTCGCGGGTGAGCTGCGTGAGTGA